Proteins encoded together in one Methanococcus voltae window:
- a CDS encoding aminodeoxychorismate/anthranilate synthase component II, whose amino-acid sequence MIVIIDNKDSFVWNLADYASLYDEIKVVPNTIEVEQLLNLNPDGIIISPGPGSPENDKDVQNCPKIIQELNVPILGVCLGHQTIANVFGGKVGKIPPFHGKSSYIKHDGKGIFKDVELPFKAGRYHSLSVLKMPKNFHISATSDDGTIMGIRHNSKPIFGVQFHPESILTEFEKKEGLKIIKNFVELSKFYKSDTETNLNCKS is encoded by the coding sequence ATGATAGTAATAATCGATAATAAAGATTCGTTTGTATGGAATTTAGCAGACTATGCGTCATTATACGATGAAATAAAAGTGGTTCCAAACACTATAGAAGTCGAACAATTGCTAAATCTAAATCCTGACGGTATTATCATATCTCCAGGACCGGGAAGCCCCGAAAACGATAAAGATGTTCAAAATTGCCCTAAAATTATTCAAGAATTAAATGTTCCGATTTTGGGTGTCTGTTTAGGTCATCAAACTATTGCAAACGTCTTTGGAGGGAAAGTCGGTAAAATTCCACCGTTTCATGGTAAATCAAGCTATATAAAACACGATGGAAAGGGAATTTTCAAAGATGTTGAATTACCATTTAAAGCAGGTCGATATCATTCGCTTTCGGTCTTAAAAATGCCCAAGAACTTCCATATATCGGCTACGAGCGATGATGGAACTATAATGGGGATAAGGCACAATTCAAAACCCATATTTGGTGTTCAATTTCATCCCGAAAGTATTTTAACAGAATTTGAGAAAAAAGAAGGTTTAAAAATTATTAAAAACTTTGTAGAGCTTTCAAAATTTTATAAATCGGATACTGAAACTAATCTTAATTGTAAATCTTAA
- a CDS encoding phosphoribosylanthranilate isomerase, whose amino-acid sequence MFLKICGIKTLGELKIVEKYANATGVIVECESKRKINLKTAENIINNSEIPVFTVSTSKNLEIWKLIIDSTSKNSNFKPYVQIHSNLSSKDVNYLKNEYDCFVMKSFKVLERSLNPKIDAEKLIDEIKEYNVDKILLDTGMGCGKTHDHRISAIISKKFDVVLAGGLTFENVKKIVNSVKPAGIDISSGVELKNSKDELLIKKFCDNLI is encoded by the coding sequence ATGTTTTTAAAAATTTGTGGAATAAAAACTTTAGGGGAATTAAAAATCGTCGAGAAATACGCAAATGCTACGGGAGTTATTGTAGAATGCGAATCAAAACGTAAGATAAACTTGAAAACTGCGGAAAATATCATCAATAATTCCGAAATTCCAGTTTTCACAGTTTCGACATCTAAAAATTTGGAAATTTGGAAATTAATAATTGATTCGACTTCAAAAAATTCAAATTTTAAGCCATATGTTCAAATTCATTCAAATTTATCTTCAAAAGATGTGAATTATCTTAAAAATGAATATGACTGCTTCGTAATGAAATCATTTAAAGTCCTTGAAAGAAGCTTAAATCCTAAAATAGACGCTGAAAAACTTATTGACGAAATTAAGGAGTATAACGTTGATAAAATTCTACTGGATACTGGCATGGGTTGTGGGAAAACTCATGACCATAGAATCAGTGCAATTATTTCAAAAAAATTTGATGTCGTACTCGCAGGCGGTCTAACTTTTGAAAACGTGAAAAAAATTGTAAATTCCGTAAAACCTGCAGGAATTGATATTTCGAGCGGTGTCGAATTAAAAAATAGCAAAGACGAATTATTAATAAAAAAGTTTTGTGATAATTTGATTTAA